The genomic window AACACGGGATTCTTGTTGTGGCTGACCTCGCCGGGGAGGCCGACCGCGAACAATCGTGGAAACCTCTGGCGACGGGAGACCCGGCATAAACGAAAAGGCGCCGCGAGTGGATCGCGGCGCCTCTATCTCATGCCTGCATGAAAACCGTTATTCGTCGCGATAGACTTTTTCGCGACGTTCGTGGCGTTCCTGCGCCTCGATCGACAGCGTTGCGATCGGGCGGGCGTCGAGACGTTTGAGGCCGATCGGTTCGCCAGTTTCCTCGCAATAACCGTAGGTGCCGTCTTCGATGCGCTGCAACGCGGCGTCGATCTTGGAAATCAGCTTTCTCTGGCGGTCGCGGGCGCGAAGTTCGATCGCCCGGTCTGTTTCCGATGACGCACGGTCGGCGAGATCGGGATGGTTTGCGCTTTCCTCGGCCAGATGGTCGAGCGTTTCGCGCGCTTCTCTAAGGATATCGTTTTTCCAGGCGACCAGCTTTGCCCTGAAGTAGGCACGCTGGTTTACGTTCATGAACTCTTCCTCTTCCGAGGGAACGTAATTGCTAAGATCGATCTTCTCACTCAACGCGATTCTCCTGAAGAACATCTCATGGCGGGCTGTATATCCCAAGCGCTATCCGCGATTCAAGCCAAATACGACAGGTAAACAGATTTTTAAATCTGTTACAATTTTCGGCTAACGGTCTATTTTCTCACCATTATTCCGGCTGTCGTTTTTTGCTTCGCCTTCAAAACGCCGTGTTGTCAGTCGCGTTTTGGGCAGCCGCCGCGTGGCTGGCGGTTGACGGCGACGGATTGCAACCGATACTGAAAAGACCCGCTCGATCCTGGATTTTGACCATGACCGTACCCTTGCCTCCGCCCAACCGCATCTATCTCCTGCGTCACGCCCAGGCCGCCTTGGCCGAACCCGGACAGCGCGATTTCGATCGGCCGCTCAGCGAAAAGGGCTTTGGCGATGCCGAGGTCATCGCCGATAAGGCCGCCGACAAGGGCTACCGCCCCGATCTCCTGATCAGTTCCACGGCGCTGCGCTGTCGCGACACCGCCGATGCGGTCCACCGGGCGATGGGCCTGACCCTCGACGTGCGTTATGTCGATACGCTCTACAACGCCACGGTCGACAATTATATCGAAATCGTCGATGCACAGGATGAGGCCGCCGTCATGCTGGTCGGCCACAATCCGACTATGGAGCAGGTGCTGGAAGCGCTGATCGGCCACGAGGCCATGGTCAGCGCCCTGCCCGGCGGCTTTCCGACATCAGGCCTCGCCGTCATCGATTTCGACGCTTCCGCCTCCGCCTGGCGTCTCACCGATTTCGTGGTCGTCTGAATCTGGCACTTCAAGCAAAAGCGCGCCGCTTCTTTTTCGGGCGTCGCGTCCTTCCTATATTGCCGGCAGTCACCAACCGGAATCGCGCCTTGCCGCCACGCCTGACATCCCTTGCCGACGACGCCCGCATCGCGTTGGATAATCTCGCCGACCGGGCGAGCGGCCTCGTCAATCCGACCATCCGGCTCGGCGTCACCGGCCTCTCCCGCTCCGGCAAGACCGTCTTCATTTCTTCGCTGGTTCATAATCTGCTGCATGGCGGCCGCCTGCCGCTGTTCGAGCCGGTGCAGTCGGGCCGCGTCTCGGCCGTGCGCCTGGAGCCGCAGCCGGACGATGCCGTGCCGCGCTTCCAGTACGAGGATCATATCCGGTCGCTGGTGAAGGATCGGATATGGCCGGATTCGACCCGCGCCATCTCCGAGCTGCGAATCACGCTGGATTATCAGAGCGCCAGCGGCTGGAACCGCCTGTTTTCCCCTGGCAGGCTGTCGATCGATATCGTCGATTATCCCGGCGAATGGTTGCTCGACCTGCCGCTCCTCGGCAAGGACTACCGCACATTCAGCGAGGAGACGATCGCGCTCGCCGAAACCGGCATCCGCTCCGAGCTGTCGCACGGCTGGCTGGCGCTTACGCGTGCCGCCAATATCCATGCCGACGCCGACGAGATGGTCGCCCGCGACCTCGCCAACGCCTTCGCCGATTACCTAAAGGCCTGCAAGGCCGACGAACGCTCGCTTTCCACCCTGCCACCCGGCCGCCTGCTTCTGCCCGGCGATCTCGAAGGTTCGCCGGCGCTGACCTTCGCGCCGCTCGCCCTGCCGCCGGAAGGGCATGCCGGCCGCGGCTCGCTCTGGGCGATGATGGAGCGCCGTTACGAGGCTTATAAATCGATCGTCGTCAGACCCTTCTTCCGCGAACACTTCGCCCGGCTCGATCGCCAGATCGTGCTGGTCGACGCGCTGCAGGCGATGAATCGCGGTCCCGAAGCCGTGCAGGATCTGGAGCGCGCGCTGACCGATGTGCTCGCCTGCTTCCGTCCCGGCACCAATTCGCTGCTTTCCTCACTGCTCGGGCGCCGAATCGACCGCGTGCTGGTCGCCGCCACAAAAGCCGATCATCTCCACCATGAAAGCCACGACCGGCTCGACGCGCTGACCCGCCGCCTCGTCGATCGCGCCATCGCCCGCATCGGTATGGCCGGCGCCGGCATCGACGTAATGGCGCTCGCCTCGGTGCGCGCCACTCGCGAGGCATCCGTCAAGCGCAATGGTCATGAGCTGCCCGTCATCGTCGGTACGCCGATGGAAGGTGAGACCATCGGGACCGAGCGTTTCGACGGTCAGAGAAAAACGGCGATCTTCCCCGGCGACCTGCCGGAAGATCCGGAAAGCCTGTTTGCCCGCATCGCCTCGGGTGAGGCCGGCGAGCCCTTGCCCGACGTCAATGTCGTCAGGTTCCGCCCGCCGCATCTCGAGGAAACCGGCGGCGGGATCAAGCTTTCCGTGCCGCATATCCGCCTCGACCGCGCCATGCAGTTCCTGTTCGGAGACCGTCTCGCATGAGCAAGCCCCCATCCGGTCCGCCGCGCCGTCCGCCCGCCGCCTTCACCTATGAGGACGAGGCCACGGAGCCGCGCGATAACGGCCGGCAGACAGAACAGCGACGCAGGCCGGAAAGCTTCTCCGAGCATATCGTCATCACCCCTGACGAGGACGATCCCTTCCTCAATCCCGACAAGGATCTGAGTGCCGCGCCGGTCGCAACGCCGCGCAGGCGGAAAACCTCCTTCGGCAAGATCGCAGCCGGGGCCTTCGGCATCCTTCTGTCGCTCGGCGTCGGTCTCTGGACCGACAGCCTGATCCGAGATCTCTTCACCCGCGCCGACTGGCTGGGCTACGCGGCCCTCGCCGTGCTCGCTGTCGGCATCCTCGCCGTGATTGCCCTCGTCATCCGCGAGACCGCGGGCATGATGCGGCTAGCAGCCGTGCAGACGATCAAGGCCGAAGCGGAGGCTGCGATCCTCGAAACCCGCCCGGCAAAGGCGCGTGCGGTCGTTTCGCGCCTCACCGCTTTGCTGTCGGCCAATGCCGAAACGTCGAAGGGCCGCGCGACGCTGAAGGCGACCGAGGGCGAGGTCATCGACGCCCCGCATCTGATCGCCCTTGCCGAACGGG from Rhizobium sp. Pop5 includes these protein-coding regions:
- a CDS encoding YcjF family protein is translated as MSKPPSGPPRRPPAAFTYEDEATEPRDNGRQTEQRRRPESFSEHIVITPDEDDPFLNPDKDLSAAPVATPRRRKTSFGKIAAGAFGILLSLGVGLWTDSLIRDLFTRADWLGYAALAVLAVGILAVIALVIRETAGMMRLAAVQTIKAEAEAAILETRPAKARAVVSRLTALLSANAETSKGRATLKATEGEVIDAPHLIALAERELLAPLDRKARALIVNASKRVSIVTAVSPRAVVDLLYVLYEAVRLIRAMAELYGGRPGTLGMFRLLRDVLAHLAVTGSIAVGDSLVQQVLGHGLASKLSARLGEGVINGLMTARIGIAAMDLCRPLTFRALKRPGIGDFIGDLTPSMSPRGNNP
- the dksA gene encoding RNA polymerase-binding protein DksA produces the protein MSEKIDLSNYVPSEEEEFMNVNQRAYFRAKLVAWKNDILREARETLDHLAEESANHPDLADRASSETDRAIELRARDRQRKLISKIDAALQRIEDGTYGYCEETGEPIGLKRLDARPIATLSIEAQERHERREKVYRDE
- a CDS encoding histidine phosphatase family protein, whose amino-acid sequence is MTVPLPPPNRIYLLRHAQAALAEPGQRDFDRPLSEKGFGDAEVIADKAADKGYRPDLLISSTALRCRDTADAVHRAMGLTLDVRYVDTLYNATVDNYIEIVDAQDEAAVMLVGHNPTMEQVLEALIGHEAMVSALPGGFPTSGLAVIDFDASASAWRLTDFVVV
- a CDS encoding YcjX family protein — encoded protein: MPPRLTSLADDARIALDNLADRASGLVNPTIRLGVTGLSRSGKTVFISSLVHNLLHGGRLPLFEPVQSGRVSAVRLEPQPDDAVPRFQYEDHIRSLVKDRIWPDSTRAISELRITLDYQSASGWNRLFSPGRLSIDIVDYPGEWLLDLPLLGKDYRTFSEETIALAETGIRSELSHGWLALTRAANIHADADEMVARDLANAFADYLKACKADERSLSTLPPGRLLLPGDLEGSPALTFAPLALPPEGHAGRGSLWAMMERRYEAYKSIVVRPFFREHFARLDRQIVLVDALQAMNRGPEAVQDLERALTDVLACFRPGTNSLLSSLLGRRIDRVLVAATKADHLHHESHDRLDALTRRLVDRAIARIGMAGAGIDVMALASVRATREASVKRNGHELPVIVGTPMEGETIGTERFDGQRKTAIFPGDLPEDPESLFARIASGEAGEPLPDVNVVRFRPPHLEETGGGIKLSVPHIRLDRAMQFLFGDRLA